The Deinococcus radiotolerans genomic interval GTCGTGGACGACTCCGTGAGCGTCCGCAAGGCCCTGGAACGCATCCTGGCCCCCCAGGGCTACCTGATCCGCATGGCCGACAGCGCCGAGAGCGCCCTGGACACCCTTGACCCGCTGCCCGACCTCGTGCTGGCCGACATTCTCATGCCCGGCATGAGCGGCCTGGAACTGGCGCGCATCCTGATGGACCGGCAGCTGAACGTGCCCGTCATGCTCATGAGCGGCATCGTGGACGAGGTCACCCAGCGCGACGCGCAGGCGGCCGGCGCGCGCGGCGTGCTGCGCAAACCCTTCACGCCCGCCGAACTGCTGCCCGCCATTGAACCGCAGGTGCACGCGGCGCTCGACGCCCGCGCCCAGCGCGACGGCACGGCGGCTCCCGCCAGCACGCCCGCCCCGGTCGCTGCTGAACCCACGCCGCCCGCCGCCCCCGCCCCGGACGCCCAGACCCTGGGCACCCCGGCCCCGCAGAGCGCCGCTCCGCACAGTGGCCCCCTGGCGGGCCTGCAGGCCGTTCAGGGTGTGGAGGGCGCCGTGCTGTACAGCGCCGACGGCGACCTCATGGATCACTTCGGTCCTGAACTGCCCGAGAGCTTCGCGATGTACGCCCGCTTCATGGTGACGGCCGCCGCCACCGCCAGCCACCACCTGAACCGCGGTGACCTGAGCGGCATTCTGCTCAGCTACGCCGGGCAGACCCTGCTGCTCAGCCCCCACCGTGACGGGCAGCTCGTGACGCAACTGCGCAGCGGGGACGCCGCTGGGGCCGTGCAGCGCTGGCAGACCGCCCAGCTGAACTGACGGCCACGGGACAGGGAGGCGCGCGGGGAGTCACCCGCCGCCTCCCTGTCCTGTGTGCAATGCGCGGGGGGCTGCCGCCACCGCACGGACCCCGGATGAGCAGCATCTGAGGCGCGCGTGGCGCCGCCCGCTGCGCCTCCGCCGGAACCGGGCGCCCCATGAATGGAGGGCGCATGAAGGAACTCCTATGCGCAGGCTCCGGAACACGCGGCCTACACTGCCCGCATGGACACCCGCCAGAGGACCGGCCAACTCAGGCGCCGCAACGCCCTGTGGCAGCAGCTGCGGACCCAGGCGCCCGGCACCCCCCACTTCGAGGCGACGCTGAATGACCTGAGCACCCTGACCGGCTGGGAGCGGCCCCGCATCCTGGCCGGCCTGGGCCACGCCAGCGCCGACGCGCAGGCCGTTCCCGGCGCGCAGGAGGACCATGAGCGCTGAGGTCGTCCCCTTCGACTGGGCGCGCATGTTCCTGGGCGACACGCCGCCCCTGTTCCTGCTGGAGATCGCGTTCCGGACCGCCGTGATCTTCGGGTGGCTGCTGCTGCTGCTGCGCTTCACCGGCAAGCGCGGCCTGGCGCAGCTGAGCCCGCTGGAGTTCGCCATTGTGATCGCGCTCGGGTCCGCCGCGGGCGACCCCATGTTCTACCCGGAGGTGCCGCTGCTGCACGCCATGCTGGTCCTGGCGCTCGTGGTGGGCCTGCAGTGGCTGATGGCGCGCCTCGTGATCCGCAGTGAGCACGTGGAGTCCTTCATGGAGGGCGTCCCGGTGGAACTCGTGCGGGACGGCGTGATGAGCCCCGGCGCGCTGGGCCGCGCCAACCTGAGCCGAGAGGACCTGTTCGAACGCCTGCGCGCCCAGGGCGTCCGGCAGCTGGGCGAGGTGCAGCGCGCGTACTTCGAGCAGGACGGTAACCTCACCGTCTTCACGCACGCCAGCAGCGCCCCGCCCGGCCTGCCCGTCGTGCCCCCCTGGGACCTGGAGCCGCCCCCGACCGTGCCGGCCGGCACGGTCACGGCGGGTCCCCTCGCGTGCCTGGAGTGCGGCGCCACCCACGAGTGCCGCCCGCAGCCTTCCCCGGCGCACCTGTGCGCCTGCGGCAGTGAGCGATTCACGGTCGCCACCACCGATCCCCTAGCCGCGCCGGGCGACGCCACCCATGACGGCGGGGGCCGCGGCGCTCAGGACGCCCACAACTGAGCAGGCCCCTCACCCTAGGGCGGGAACTGCTCCAACGTACACCGCTGTACGCGTGGGAATCAGCCCTCGGTGGAGGCGCCGGGACGGGTCGTCCACACGGGCTCGGGTTCGATGGCCTCGGCGGGCGCCTTGCCGGGCTCCAGACCGCTGCTGCTCGCCGTCTGGAGCGGCGTAACCGCCATGCCCGGCGCGCACTCGATCTGGCACGACAGCCGCGCCTGACCCAGCAGGCCCTTTTCCTGCAACTTGTCGAACTCGGCGGCCGTCATGGCGTCCGGCTCGCCCTCCTGGAAACTCACGCGGCAGGTGGTGCACCGCGCCACGCCCCCGCAGCGGTGCAGGACGTCCACGCCGCCGCGCTCCAGCGCCAGCACCAGCCGCTCCCCGGCCCGCGCCTGAATCTCACCGAAGCCCTGCACCTGCACCGTCACCGCTTCACCTTGGGTCATGCGCCCCAGCATGCCACGCCGGGGACGCTCAGCGGGGCAGCAGCCGCCAGCCCGGCACGTCCAGCAGGCCGCGCGGCGTGAGCTTCAGCGCGGGAATGACCGTCAGGCCCAGGAACGCCAGGGTCGTCACCGGGTACGGCAGGACGCAGCCGTGCGCGCGGCACGCCGCCGTCACCTGGCCCAGCGCCGCTGCGGCCTGCGCGGGGGGCAGGTCGGTCATCAGGCCCGCGAACGGCAGGGGCAGCTGCGCGCGGACCTCGCCGCCCGCGACCAGCACGAGCCCGCCCCCCAGCCGCTCCAAGGCCCGCCCCGCCGCGCGGACGTCCTCGTCCGTGCCGCCCAGAAAGGCCGCGTGGTGCGCGTCGTGCAGCACGCTGATGCCCAGCGTCGCGCCGCGCAGGCCCGTGCCGGACGTCCAGCACGCCGACCACTGCCCCTGCCCGTAGCGGTCGGCCACGACCAGCCGCGCGTCCCCGCTGCCGGGCTCGCCGGCCCCCGTCGTGATCTGATCCGGGTGGACCTGCATGACGGGCCAGTGCGCGGGCACCTCAAAGGTCGCGTCCGCCCAGCCCGCGCCTAGGTTGACGCCCCCACCCGGCAGGGGCGGCGTGTGCGTGCCCGCGCGGGCCTCGGCGCCACCCACGAAGGTCTCCAGCACCTCGAACCCCTGTAGGTCGCGCAGCAGCACGAAGTCCGCATGGTACCCGGGGGCGATCAGACCCACGTCGTGCAGCCCCCAGTACTCCGCCGGATTGCAGGTCACCAGCGCCACTGCGTCCGCCGGATGCAGGCCGCCCGCCACGCACATCCGCAGAAGGCGGTCCAGGTGGCCCAGATCCAGCAGCTCGTCCACGCTCACGTCGTCACTGACGAGCATCGCGCGGCGCGGCCGGTCACGCAGTACGGGCAGCAGCGCCTCCAGGTTGCGGGCCGCGGAGCCCTCGCGCACCATCAACCACAGGCCCGCCCGCAGGCGCTCGCGGGCCTCCTCGGGCGTCGTCGCCTCATGATCCGAGTGCAGGCCAGCCGCCGCGTACCCCATCAGGTCCCGGCCCTGCACGCCCGACGCGTGCCCGTCCAGCCGCAACCCCGACGCGCGCCCCGCCTCCAGCACCGCCCACACGCCCTCGTCGCCGCCCAGCACGCCGGGGTAGTTCATCATCTCCGCCAGGCCCAGCACGCCCGGCACGCGCAGCATCCGCGCGGTCTGCGCGGCGTCCACGCACGCCCCGCCCCGCTCGAACTCGCTGGCCGGCACGCACGACGGCGCGGACGCCCACACGCGCAGCCCCGAGCTGCGGCCCGCAGCCAGCATCCACTTCAGGCCCCCGGCGCCCAGCACGTTCACCAGCTCGTGCGGCTCCGCGACCACGCCCGTCGTGCCGCGCGGCAGCACCGCGCCCGCGAAACCCGCCGGGGTCAGCAGGCTCGACTCGATGTGCACGTGCGCGTCCATGAACCCCGGCGCCATGACTGCTCCGCGCGCCTCGATCACCCGGGCTGCCCGGAAGCCGCTGCCCAGCGCGGCCACGCGGCCGTCCGCGACCAGCACGTCCGCCTCGAACACCTCGCGCGTGGCGGGCTGCACCACCCGCGCGCCCCGCACGAGCAGGTCACCGCTCTCCTCACCGCGCGCCACGCGCACCAGACGCCGCCGATCCCATCCTTCCCCGGTTCCAACCATGACGCAGTGTAGAGAAGCCGCGCGGGGCCGCCTAGCCCAGCGGCTACGGCGCGCTCTTGAACCCGTGCAGCAGCGACCCGCGTTCCTCCAGCGCCCGCTCGAACAGCGCCTGCTGGAACGCCCGGGCGTCATTCACCCCGGACGCCGCCTGCACGCGCGCCTTGTCCGGCTTGGCAATAGGCGACAGCGTCCCGAACCGCCGCGCGCGGAACATGCCCGGATGCTCCTCGAACACCACCGTCACGCCGTCCGGCAGGTTCCGCACGTGCGCCGCGAACGCCTGCTCCTGCACCAGTTCCGCGTGCGCCGTGCTGCCGCCCAGCTCGGTCAGCAGCCGGTCAATCAACGTGAACACGCCCGCCGCGTACGCGTCCACCTCCGCGCGCGTCGGCAGCGCGCCGCGGTGAATCACCCGGTTGCGGAACTCGGTCCCAAGGCCCTTCGGCGTCAGGAAATCCGGTTCGCGACCCTCGCGCAGCAGATACGCCAGCGCGAACATGCCCAGCTGCCGCTCGGACTGGCTGGACACGTGCCGCCAGGTGCCCTCCAGCGCGGTCAGCGCCTCCTCAAAAGACCCCTCACGCCCCGCGGCGTGCTCCAGCGCGAACGCCCGCACGTAGAACTCAAAGAAACGCTCCAGCGCCGCAGCGAAACTCGCCACCGCCTCGCGCGCGTACCCGTCCATCAGGGCGCGGGTGCCCAGATCGAACAGCACCTCGAATTTCTGCTTGCGCACCAGCACGCAGTACCGCGCGCCGCAGCGGGCGCAGCGCAGGTCATGCACGCTGCTGTCCGCGAACTCCGCGCGGTTCACGTGCGCGCACTGCGGACAGGTCGTCGGGAAGTCCATACCCCGAGCATAGAGCGCCGCCAGGCCGG includes:
- a CDS encoding response regulator — its product is MNPADINPPITVLVVDDSVSVRKALERILAPQGYLIRMADSAESALDTLDPLPDLVLADILMPGMSGLELARILMDRQLNVPVMLMSGIVDEVTQRDAQAAGARGVLRKPFTPAELLPAIEPQVHAALDARAQRDGTAAPASTPAPVAAEPTPPAAPAPDAQTLGTPAPQSAAPHSGPLAGLQAVQGVEGAVLYSADGDLMDHFGPELPESFAMYARFMVTAAATASHHLNRGDLSGILLSYAGQTLLLSPHRDGQLVTQLRSGDAAGAVQRWQTAQLN
- a CDS encoding DUF421 domain-containing protein; translation: MSAEVVPFDWARMFLGDTPPLFLLEIAFRTAVIFGWLLLLLRFTGKRGLAQLSPLEFAIVIALGSAAGDPMFYPEVPLLHAMLVLALVVGLQWLMARLVIRSEHVESFMEGVPVELVRDGVMSPGALGRANLSREDLFERLRAQGVRQLGEVQRAYFEQDGNLTVFTHASSAPPGLPVVPPWDLEPPPTVPAGTVTAGPLACLECGATHECRPQPSPAHLCACGSERFTVATTDPLAAPGDATHDGGGRGAQDAHN
- a CDS encoding 2Fe-2S iron-sulfur cluster-binding protein; its protein translation is MTQGEAVTVQVQGFGEIQARAGERLVLALERGGVDVLHRCGGVARCTTCRVSFQEGEPDAMTAAEFDKLQEKGLLGQARLSCQIECAPGMAVTPLQTASSSGLEPGKAPAEAIEPEPVWTTRPGASTEG
- a CDS encoding adenine deaminase C-terminal domain-containing protein, which gives rise to MVGTGEGWDRRRLVRVARGEESGDLLVRGARVVQPATREVFEADVLVADGRVAALGSGFRAARVIEARGAVMAPGFMDAHVHIESSLLTPAGFAGAVLPRGTTGVVAEPHELVNVLGAGGLKWMLAAGRSSGLRVWASAPSCVPASEFERGGACVDAAQTARMLRVPGVLGLAEMMNYPGVLGGDEGVWAVLEAGRASGLRLDGHASGVQGRDLMGYAAAGLHSDHEATTPEEARERLRAGLWLMVREGSAARNLEALLPVLRDRPRRAMLVSDDVSVDELLDLGHLDRLLRMCVAGGLHPADAVALVTCNPAEYWGLHDVGLIAPGYHADFVLLRDLQGFEVLETFVGGAEARAGTHTPPLPGGGVNLGAGWADATFEVPAHWPVMQVHPDQITTGAGEPGSGDARLVVADRYGQGQWSACWTSGTGLRGATLGISVLHDAHHAAFLGGTDEDVRAAGRALERLGGGLVLVAGGEVRAQLPLPFAGLMTDLPPAQAAAALGQVTAACRAHGCVLPYPVTTLAFLGLTVIPALKLTPRGLLDVPGWRLLPR